The following proteins come from a genomic window of Rutidosis leptorrhynchoides isolate AG116_Rl617_1_P2 chromosome 10, CSIRO_AGI_Rlap_v1, whole genome shotgun sequence:
- the LOC139872998 gene encoding 4-coumarate--CoA ligase-like 9 → MSPTNLISISNSNSYFNSSSINPQNGFCSKTLTYHSLRPPSPLPPKSSNLSVTDFILSLATTTTTATSSLIDAATGHVICYSDIPLLVQNLSVYLRQPPLSLAQNDVAFIISPNSSYLPILYLSLFSIGVVVSPANPSSSIQEIARLLRICKPAVAFCTSETVNKLLNLGFSNQIVLIDSNEFELKMKTSVELIETKPKIVVLQSDTAAILYSSGTTGNIKGVKLSHRNLMSSIAGAIAGRHDRSSPAVYLITVPYFHSYGFALCLRMIAFGDSLVSIARFNLGLMVKLIEEFKVTHLVVAPPVVVALVEGNNEGLVNGIGWKSLETVFSGGAPLAVSVIYKFKRQFPNVSLLQSYGLTETTGGISRVAGPFESTVVGTVGRLLSHCEAKIVDPNTGVCLPPMKPGELWVRGPSIMKGYVDDKVVMDSDGWLRTGDLCYFDNEGFLFIVDRLKELIKYKGYQVPPAELEHILSSHHDIVEAAVIPYPDEAAGQVPMAYVVRRKGSTIDERQVKEYVAKQVAPYKKLRRVCFIDLIPKNASGKVPRKDLIKLALSGVKCKI, encoded by the exons ATGTCACCTACAAACCTTATTTCTATTTCTAATTCTAATTCTTATTTTAATTCATCATCAATCAATCCACAAAATGGATTCTGTTCAAAAACCTTAACTTACCATAGCCTTAGACCTCCATCTCCATTacccccaaaatcttcaaatttatcAGTTACCGATTTCATTCTCTCACTCGCTACTACCACCACCACTGCCACGTCGTCACTTATTGACGCCGCCACCGGCCACGTCATCTGTTACTCCGACATTCCACTACTTGTACAGAACCTCAGCGTTTATCTCCGTCAACCGCCGTTATCACTTGCTCAAAACGATGTCGCTTTCATCATCTCTCCAAATTCATCATATCTGCCTATTCTATACCTCTCTCTGTTCTCCATCGGCGTCGTCGTTTCGCCGGCGAATCCTTCCAGCTCGATTCAAGAGATTGCGCGCCTACTCCGTATTTGTAAACCGGCGGTTGCGTTCTGTACGTCGGAAACGGTTAATAAGCTATTAAACCTAGGGTTTAGTAATCAAATCGTGTTAATTGACTCTAACGAATTCGAATTGAAAATGAAAACGAGCGTTGAATTGATCGAAACTAAACCTAAAATTGTAGTTTTACAATCCGATACGGCGGCGATTTTGTACTCGTCTGGTACTACGGGGAATATCAAGGGAGTGAAACTGTCGCATCGGAATTTGATGTCGTCGATTGCCGGAGCAATCGCTGGACGTCATGATAGATCGTCGCCGGCGGTGTACCTTATTACGGTGCCGTATTTTCATTCGTACGGATTCGCGTTATGTTTAAGAATGATTGCATTTGGTGATAGTTTAGTTTCGATAGCCAGGTTTAATTTAGGGTTGATGGTGAAGTTGATTGAGGAATTTAAGGTTACGCATTTAGTGGTAGCACCACCGGTGGTGGTGGCGTTAGTTGAAGGGAACAATGAGGGTTTAGTTAACGGAATTGGTTGGAAGTCTCTAGAAACGGTGTTTAGTGGCGGTGCGCCGCTTGCAGTTTCCgttatttataaatttaaaagacagTTTCCAAATGTGTCTTTGTTGCAG TCGTACGGATTGACCGAAACCACAGGCGGGATCTCAAGAGTTGCAGGACCATTTGAGAGCACGGTAGTTGGAACTGTAGGGCGGCTGCTATCGCATTGTGAAGCAAAAATAGTTGATCCTAACACCGGGGTTTGTTTGCCTCCTATGAAACCTGGTGAACTATGGGTTAGAGGTCCATCTATAATGAAAG GATATGTTGATGACAAAGTAGTTATGGACTCTGATGGATGGTTGCGAACGGGTGATCTTTGTTACTTCGACAATGAAGGCTTCTTATTCATTGTGGATCGGCTAAAAGAACTAATCAAATATAAAGGCTATCAG GTACCACCCGCCGAATTGGAACACATTTTAAGTTCACATCACGACATTGTTGAAGCAGCGGTGATTCC GTATCCAGATGAAGCAGCAGGGCAAGTACCCATGGCATATGTGGTTAGGCGAAAAGGAAGTACCATTGATGAAAGACAAGTAAAAGAATATGTGGCCAAACAA GTTGCCCCATACAAGAAACTAAGAAGAGTTTGTTTCATCGATTTGATTCCAAAGAATGCTTCGGGAAAGGTACCGAGGAAGGACTTGATTAAACTGGCTCTTTCAGGTGTCAAATGTAAGATATAA
- the LOC139870577 gene encoding uncharacterized protein, with the protein MQKYLKLLKETAEKFEHFELAQVSRSQNKKVDALSKLAALTFSHFQKQVWLKELPKKAIDGGLIVAAIEEIQPNWMNHIIENLFNNTLPEDKNEARLVRIRSPVYIIENEILYRKSYSGPLMRCVGSAEAEVIIEEVHSGSCTLHCGYKSIASKIMWLGYFWPTLYCDVAKIVKRCKSCQRHAPQNRKSRHNMILVNSSWPFCNGRLILWDHFLWEQET; encoded by the coding sequence ATGCAAAAGTACTTGAAATTGCTGAAGGAGACTGCGGAAAAATTTGAACATTTCGAGCTTGCACAAGTTTCAAGAAGCCAAAACAAAAAGGTAGATGCATTAAGCAAGCTCGCAGCCCTAACTTTTTCGCACTTTCAAAAGCAAGTTTGGTTGAAAGAATTGCCGAAAAAAGCAATTGATGGCGGATTAATTGTTGCGGCAATTGAGGAAATACAACCAAATTGGATGAATCATATTATTGAAAATTTGTTCAATAACACGCTGCCGGAAGATAAAAATGAAGCAAGATTAGTGCGCATAAGATCACCTGTGTATATCATCGAAAATGAAATCTTGTATCGCAAGTCTTACTCTGGGCCATTAATGCGTTGTGTTGGGTCAGCCGAAGCAGAGGTGATCATTGAAGAGGTGCATAGCGGTTCTTGTACACTACATTGTGGCTACAAGAGTATTGCGTCAAAAATTATGTGGTTGGGTTATTTTTGGCCAACTCTTTACTGCGATGTGGCAAAAATAGTAAAGAGATgcaaaagttgccaaaggcatgcgcCACAGAACAGAAAATCAAGGCACAACATGATTCTAGTAAATTCGTCATGGCCATTCTGTAATGGGCGATTGATATTGTGGGACCATTTCCTGTGGGAGCAGGAAACGTAA